The Rhizobium rhododendri nucleotide sequence GCGCCGGCGCGGCGGCAGCATCCGGCAGCGGTGCAGGCGTATCGGCCAGCGTCCGGAGATAGGCGATGACATTGGCCCGGTCGGTTTCCTTCGGCAGGCCTGCAAAGCCCATTGCCGTGCCGGGAATGTATTTCTTCGGCGCCGCCAGAAAATGCGTGAGATGGTCGTAGGTCCACTTCTCCGAGCTACCCTTGGAAAAATCCTTGATCGCTGCGGAATAGCCGAAGCCCTCATGCGAGGCGATCGGCCGGTCGACGATGCCGTAGAGGTTTGGCCCGACCTTGTTCGGCCCGCCCTTGCTGCCGTCATGACAGGCCTGACACTTCTTGAAGATTGTTTCGCCAACCTTGGCGTCGGCCTTCTGCAACAGCTGGGCGATCGGCGTTTCCGGCGCTGCCGCAGCAGTTTTACCACTGGCGCCACCGGCCGGTGCCGTCTCGTCGGCGACAATGATAAAGCCTGGCTTCTCCGGCGGCTCCGAAGCAAACAGCGCGCCGGACACCAGCGACACCGACTTCAACACGAACAACGTCGCCAAAAGCGCACCGAGTCCCATGTTCACGTAGGATGAATTCATCTGCTATGTTCCCCTCCCCGGCAAACCCGCCGGCCCCATCTTGAATTCGGCCGAAACCTGTGTCTTCTGACTGTCCCTTACAAAACTCTCCACCCAGCTCGGAACATCACACTTTTTGACATTTTTCCGACGGGAATAAAAGGCCAACAATGACGTACCTCGATATCGGCAAGACGCTGGTCCTCATCCCCGCCCGTCTGGCGTCTACCCGACTGCCAGGCAAACCGTTGGCCGACATTGCCGGCTTGCCCATGATCGTACAGGTTGCCATGCGCGCGCGCGAAGCGGCTATCGGTCGCATCGTCGTCGCCGTCGACCATTCCGACACGTTCGATGTCGTCAGAGACGCCGGCTTCGAGGTGGTGATGACCCGCGAGGACCATCAATCCGGCTCCGATCGCATTCACGAGGCGCTGCGCGCTGTCGATCCGGACGGTCGCATCGAGACAATCGTCAATGTCCAGGGCGACCTGCCGACCATCGACCCCGCCACAATCCGCGCTGCCCTGAAGCCGCTCGAAGATACCGCCGTCGATATTGCGACGCTGACGGTGGAAATCCGCGACGAGGAGGAAAAGACCAATCCCAACGTCGTCAAGATCGTCGGCTCGCCGCTGTCGGACAGCCGGCTGAGGGCACTCTATTTTACCCGCGCCACCGCCCCCCATGGCAAAGGGCCGCTCTACCATCATATCGGCCTCTACGCCTATCGCCGCGCGGCACTCGAGCGTTTCGTGACGCTTGCCCCATCGACGCTGGAAAAACGTGAATCGCTCGAGCAGCTGCGTGCCCTCGAAGCCGGCATGCGCATCGACGCCGAGATCGTTGACACGGTTCCGCTGGGTGTCGATACTCGGGCCGACCTCGAAAAGGCCCGCCGAATGCTCTCCGGCGCCTCTCTCTGACGGATTTTTCATGACAGCCAAGACCAACAAGATTGCCTTCCAGGGCGAATACGGCGCCAATTCCGACATGGCATGCCGCGACATGTTTCCCGGCATGGAGCCGCTGCCATGCCAGACCTTCGAGGATGCGTTCACCGCAGTCGACAATGGCGATGCCGATCTCGCGATGATCCCGATCGAAAACACAATCGCCGGCCGTGTTGCCGATATCCACCACCTGCTGCCGGAATCCAACCTGCACATCATCGGCGAATATTTCATGCCGATCCGCTTCCAGCTGATGGTGCTCCCGGGTGTCACCCATGACGAGATCCGCACCGTCCACAGCCACATCCATGCGCTCGGACAATGCCGCAAGATCGTTCGAGCCAACGGCTGGAAACCGGTCATCGCCGGCGACACTGCGGGCGCTGCAAAGCTGGTGCAGGAAACAGGCGACCGCTCGATGGCGGCGCTGGCCCCCCGGCTGGCCGCCGACCTCTACCATCTCGACATCATCGCCGAGAATGTCGAGGATGTCGAAAGCAACACGACACGCTTCGTCGTGCTGGCCCGCGACGAGGCATGGGCCGAGCGCACATCGAAGGACGAAAAGATCGT carries:
- a CDS encoding prephenate dehydratase; amino-acid sequence: MTAKTNKIAFQGEYGANSDMACRDMFPGMEPLPCQTFEDAFTAVDNGDADLAMIPIENTIAGRVADIHHLLPESNLHIIGEYFMPIRFQLMVLPGVTHDEIRTVHSHIHALGQCRKIVRANGWKPVIAGDTAGAAKLVQETGDRSMAALAPRLAADLYHLDIIAENVEDVESNTTRFVVLARDEAWAERTSKDEKIVTTFVYNVRNIPAALYKALGGFATNGINMTKLESYQLGGKFVATQFYADIEGHPSDPNVRQALEELRFFSEKVRILGVYKGHPTRGSM
- a CDS encoding c-type cytochrome, which codes for MNSSYVNMGLGALLATLFVLKSVSLVSGALFASEPPEKPGFIIVADETAPAGGASGKTAAAAPETPIAQLLQKADAKVGETIFKKCQACHDGSKGGPNKVGPNLYGIVDRPIASHEGFGYSAAIKDFSKGSSEKWTYDHLTHFLAAPKKYIPGTAMGFAGLPKETDRANVIAYLRTLADTPAPLPDAAAAPAPATN
- a CDS encoding 3-deoxy-manno-octulosonate cytidylyltransferase; its protein translation is MTYLDIGKTLVLIPARLASTRLPGKPLADIAGLPMIVQVAMRAREAAIGRIVVAVDHSDTFDVVRDAGFEVVMTREDHQSGSDRIHEALRAVDPDGRIETIVNVQGDLPTIDPATIRAALKPLEDTAVDIATLTVEIRDEEEKTNPNVVKIVGSPLSDSRLRALYFTRATAPHGKGPLYHHIGLYAYRRAALERFVTLAPSTLEKRESLEQLRALEAGMRIDAEIVDTVPLGVDTRADLEKARRMLSGASL